The Nodosilinea sp. FACHB-141 nucleotide sequence TGCGGGCTATGGGTAGTAATGCTGAGCAGATGGAGGGGGTGCTGACCTGCGTCAGCCGTCAGTAGGGTCTGGCATGAAGAACGAAGAGTGAAGAATCGAACTAAAAACACCCTCTGAAGCTAGGCCTCGGAGGGTGTCTGTATCAGCTGGGTCAGGTAGAAGGGTGGTTCTACTGGCTTAAAGAAGGAGCCTTGAGTACCGGGAGGGCAGCGACGGGGGCCAGCCCTTCGGCACTGGCTTCGGTTGCCACAAATACTTGGCTAAGTCGAGCGGTGAGCTTTTGGGTGGTGGCGTCGTAGATTTGGGTCAGCATTTTAGGGTAAAACCCAAAGCCAATGATTGGCACCAACAGGCAGGCGATGATAAACACCTCGCGAGGCTCGGCATCAGCTAGCACCTCGTGCTCGACCAGTTCTTTGTTCTCAGGGCCGTAGAAAATCTCCCTCAGCATCGATAGCAGGTAGATGGGGGTGAGAATAACCCCGATCGCCATGAAGATGACCGTAATCAGCCTAAAGGTAAAGCTGTAGGCATCGCTGGTGGCAAAGCCCACAAACACCATCAGCTCAGCCACAAAACCGCTCATCCCTGGCAGGGCCAGCGAGGCCAGCGAGCAGGTAGTGAACATGGCGAAGATCTTGGGCATCTTTTTGCCCACGCCGCCCATCTCATCCAGGATGAGGGTGTGGGTGCGATCGTAGGTGGCTCCCACCAAGAAGAACAGGCTAGCCCCAATTAACCCATGGGAGACCATCTGAAGCACCGCGCCGCTCAGCCCCAGGTTGGTAAACGAAGCTATGCCAATCAGCACAAATCCCATGTGCGAGATCGACGAGTAGGCAATCTTGCGCTTGAGGTTGCGCTGGGCGAAGGAGGTCAGCGCCGCGTAAACGATGTTGACACAGCCCAGAATCACCAGAACTGGCGCGAAATAGGTGTGGGCGTCGGGCAGCATACCCAGATTCATGCGAATCAGCGCGTAGCCGCCCATCTTCAACAGAATGCCCGCCAGCAGCATGTGTACCGGTGCTGTGGCCTCACCATGGGCATCGGGCAGCCAGGTGTGCAATGGAATGATTGGCAGCTTGACCGCGTAGGCGATCAAAAACGCCCCGTAGAGCAAGAGCTGCATCCGTAAGGGATAGACTTTCTCGGCTAGGGCGGTCATATCGAAGGTGATGGTATCACCGTAGAAGGCCATGGCCAGCGCCGCCACCAAGATGAACAGCGACCCGCCAGCGGTATAGAGAATAAACTTGGTCGCGGCGTAGAGCCGCTTCTTGCCGCCCCAGATCGACAGCAGCAGGTATACCGGAATCAGCTCTAGCTCCCAGAAGAGAAAGAACAGCAGCATATCCTGCACGGCAAACACGCCGATCTGACCGCTATACATGGCCAGCAGCAGAAAGTAAAAGAACTTGGGCTTGAGTGTCACCGGCCAGGCCGCCAGAGCCGCCAGGGTGGTGATGAACCCGGTCAGCAGCACCAGAGGCATTGACAGACCGTCTACCCCTAAGGACCACTTCAGGTCGAGCTGGGGCACCCAGGTGTAGCTCTCCACCAGTTGTAGACCGGGCTGACTAAAGTCGTAGTTGAGGTAGAAGGCAGCCACAATCAACACAAAGTCGATCAGGCCCACCGACAGGGCATACCAGCGCACCGTCTTACCGTTGTCGTCGGGCAAAAACGGTATCGCTATACAAGCCACTAGCGGCAGCAGCGTAACGGTGGTCAACCAGGGAAAAGTCGCGAGGTCCATATCGTCGTTCTCGTCGCGTTCTGCTTAGGAGTGGATGAGTGGATGAGAAGGGGGATGGATGGGAAGGGGCATAGAGGCATGGGGTGGATAGGTAGAGCAGTTTAGAGAGTGTCGCGGTATCAAAACTCATCTACTCATCCACTCTCACACCCATCCATCCTCACATCCTTACGTCACGCCCGACAGCAGCACTAGCCCTAGCACTGCGCCAAATACGATTAGTGCGTAGAACTGAGCCCGTCCATTCTCCAGATACTTCAACCCTTCGCCCGTCACCAGGGTAACGAGGCCAGCCAGGTTGACGAGGCCATCAACAATGCGGATATCGACTTCGAGCACCTGCTTGGCCAGCTTGCGGCTGCCCTGGACAAAGACAACCTCGTAGATATCGTCGATGTACCACTTGTTGAGGGAGAGGTTGTAGAGGAAGGGGATTCTGGCGGCGATCGCCCTCGGATCAATCGCCTTCGTGCGATACATCAGCACGGAGATGATGATGCCGACCGTGGCGATCGCCACGGAACTCCCCGCCATCAAGGCAAACTCGTTCCAGTCAAAGGCCTCTGCCGTCTCTACAGCTTCGATCACTTCCCCGGGGGGATGGATGAATGCCTCAAAGTAGTTGGCAAAGGGAGTACCGACTAGACCCACCAATACTGAGGGCACGGCTAGCGCCACCAGCGGAAAGACCATCGACAGCGGCGACTCGTGGGGTTCGTGGGCGTGGTGCCCATGGTTATCGTGGTCGTCGTGGGCGGTATCTAGGGTCAGCTCCTGGGGGTTCATTGCGCCCGGCCCAAGGGACATGCCCATCTTCTGAAACTGGGCCCGCTTGAGGTCGCGGCGAATGCCTTCATCGTTGCCCCGAAAGCTGCCTTCAAAGGTGGAGAAGTACATGCGGAACATGTAGAAGGCGGTGATGCCTGCTGTCAGCCAGCCTACTGCCCAGAGGGCAGGGTTGACCGCAAAGGTGGCCCCAAGAATTTCATCCTTCGACCAGAAGCCGGCGAAGGGGGGAATGCCGGAGATAGCCAGCGTGCCGATTAAAAAGGTAATGGCCGTGACGGGCATGTACTTGCGCAGGCCGCCCATCAAGCGCATATCCTGGGCCAGCGCTGGGTCGTGGCCCACCACCGCTTCCATGCCGTGGATAACGGAGCCGGAGCCAAGAAACAGCATGGCCTTGAAGTAGGCGTGGGTCATCAGGTGAAATAGACCGGCGCTGTAGGCGCCAACGCCCATAGCCATGACCATGTAGCCCAGCTGCGACATGGTCGAAAAGGCCAGCCCTTTCTTGATGTCGTTTTGGGTGATGGCGATCGTGGCTCCCATGAAGGCGGTAAACGCTCCGGTGTAGGCAATTACCGTCATCACCGTGGGGATGTGCTCGAACACGGGGTACATGCGGGCTACCAGGAACACCCCGGCTGCCACCATGGTCGCCGCGTGAATCAGCGCTGAGATGGGGGTGGGGCCTTCCATGGCGTCGGGCAGCCACACGTGGAGGGGGAACTGGGCCGATTTGGCCACCGGACCCAGGAATACCAGAATGGCGAAGATAGCAGCGACGCTAGCGGGCAAACTGCCCACATTCACCATGTCGGTGAGTCGTTCGCCCATGATTTCGAAGTCGAAGCTGCCGGTGGCCCAAAACAGACCCAAGATGCCCAGCAGCAGGCCAAAGTCGCCCACTCGATTGGTGACAAAGGCCTTTTGACAGGCGTCGGCAGCGGGCTTGCGATCGTACCAAAAGCCAATCAGCAGGTACGAGCACATGCCCACCAGCTCCCAGAACACATAGACCTGGAGCAGGTTGGGGCTAATTACCAGGCCCAGCATTGAGGAACTAAACAGGCTCAGGTAGGCGTAGAACCGCACATAGCCCGCGTCGTGAGCCATGTAGCCATCGGTGTAGACCATCACCAGGAAGGCGACGGTGGTGACCACCACCAGCATCAACGCCACCAAGTGGTCGATGGTGTAGCCCATCTCGATGCGGAAGTCACCCGCCGCGGCCCATTCAAACATGGCCTGGTAGGGAGCGTGGCCCTGCCACTGACTCCAAAAAATTGCAAAGGAAAGCACCATCGCCGCCCCAATCAGGGAGACGATGAAGATTGCCACCGGCCGCCGCAGCTTGCTGGTGGCCTCGCCGTAGGAGATGAGCCCGGTGCCAACTATGGCAGCCCCGATGAGCGGCAGCACCGGGATCAGCCAGGCGTATTGATAAAGCGTGTCTACAGAATCCATCTTGACTGCCTACTCCAAGAGCTTGCGTGAGTTGGCAAAAAACCGCTTACATTCTGACATACCCTTTCCCAAGGAAAAGTCGGTTTCGCAGCAAAGTTGGAGGAGTTGGGGCGCGATCGCCGCCAGCTTGACCAACCTTAGAGCTTGCCTAAGCCGTAGCCAAAGGCTGCCAAACCCTTGCCCCAGAACCATTCTGGAGACCCATTGGCTTTAGGGCGGGTTTCTTAAGAAAGATATCTAATTCTGTGAGTGATTGCTGGCTGAGAGCAAAATCTCAGCCTTAAGCCATAATCAGGGCAACCGCTGTTCTCTATAAATAGTTCAATGGCTAGCCAACCAACGATTTACTTGAGTCAGCCTCTAAAGAAATAGATTTTTTGGAATGCTATGAAGCTCTGGCTGATCTGCTTTTTGATCTTGTTTTTTGGAGCCGAAGCGGTCCAGTGGTTTGTCCAACTGCCTTGGGTGAGTAGTGTTGAGCTATCGCTGCCGCTGACGGTTTTGGGAGGCATTGGACTGGCGATCGCATCCAACTATCGCAGCTGGCCCACCTTCGCTCCCCTGCCGACAAAGTCAGCGGAGCCCCCTTTGCCCAACCCTACCCCGCCCCCTACCTCCACTGTCACAGCCCCCGTCAATCCCAAGCTGAGCCGCAAGCCGGATACGATTTCCTTTGAAATCAAGAGATCCCCGACGAAAGGGTGATGGCGACAGGAAGGGAATGTTGAGGGCTGAATTCAAAACTCAACACTTAAAACTTTCTCCCCTACTCCATCACTCCCTACCTTCCCATATTCCGCTTCAGCTCCTCCAGCTCCTGCTCCGTCTCCCATCGCTGAAACGATTCCTCTACTGGATCCATTGTGTTACGGCCAAAGTCTTCAAAGGGGGGCTTGGCCCAGCCTGTATCCCAACTGGTGGTGGTGCGCTGAGCGGATCGTTGAGCTTGAGTTTCAGCGATTTTGGCTTTGAGTTCGCGGCGGCGATCGTGAATTTCTTTTTGCAGGTTGCGGGTTTGCTCAATCTGTTCCTTAACGCCTTTCATTTGGCCCCAGAGCTGGTTGCCCTGGCGCAGCAGGGCCGCCTCACGCTCTTGGGCGGCCTTAACCAGGTCAAGGCGGTTCGCGACCTGGGCGTTTTGAATGCGGCTATGCCAGCGCTGAATGTCCTGGGCTGTCGAGAGAATGCTGTCTTCGAGCTGCTTTTCGCGGCGCTTGAGGTCGCCCAGCAGGTGAATGGCGTCTTGCTCTTGGCCTCGCAATTGGTCTTCTAAGCCCCATAGCTCTAGGTGGGGGTTAGCTTTGAGAAACTCATCAAGTCGGGTTTCAAGAAACTTGCTCAGGTCTTCAAAGATGCCCATGGTGTAACTCCTGCCGCAACGCCTTGCCTTTCAGAATAGCGGGTTAGCGGTGCGGACGCTTCTCTAGGTAGGCATAGCAACCCGGCAAACATCCGAGTAGGGCCGTAGTCAATACGGTTAGCTAGGGTTACATTTCAAAAGACTTGTAAGTGCTCAGAAGGCTTGAATTGAAAAAACAACTATCTAAGTATTCTGGTAAAACGCTTTCAAAGTAAATATGAGTACGAAAAAGCTAAATATAACTAGTCGTTAGCAGTCTGTAGCTGAACTTTAACTGTCTTCAAATTCACCAAGGCACGTGAGCCTGATAATCATGCTGCCAGCAAGGTAAGATGCTCTGTGAACTCTAGGAAAGGTGACCATTTCACTTTCTTGTATTTGATGAAAGTATTTTCAGAGGCAAGATTTAAGATGGAATTGACTATGGCGCAGCAACTTCGATAGATATCAATTCTGCTGCTGAAGCTTCAGATGTAGTGACCATTCCCGAGCTTGTCATTATCCTAATTATTCTGCTTCTGATCGGAACTGTTGTTGTCCTCGTCAGCCGGCGATCGCGTATCTAGAGCTAAATTCTAAGATTTTGATTGTTGCAAAACCAAATAACATACATGCGCTAATCAACTTTATTCGACCGTTTTCAGAACCACTTAAGTTTTTTTGGCCGAACTAGATGAACAGTGAGCTCAGGATTAATAAAATCTATCAAATCAGCGTTAGCCTGGGAGATGTCGTAGCTATCCATGACGTCAACGCAAATCCTTCTTGAAAGAGTCGTCATAGTTTTTGGACTGCAAGAGAAGGCTTCTAGCAAAGGGGCGCGATCGCGGCTATTCACCTTTGCTTTATAGATTTTTGGGAGTTCGGCTCACAAACTTGGTAATTGGGCCAAAGTTCGCTGCCTTAGGCGGGCAAACTTGCTGTAGGTGAGACATACAGACGTGCAACCCCCATCGTCGTCTCAGGTTAAGGCTTCTCTGCTATCACGCGATCGCACAGCCACATCAGCGCCCCAGAGCTGCGATTGCGAGCGGCTAGAGTATGCCTATGGGCTAAACATCTACCCATCAGCGAGCATCTACTGGCTATGAACAAAACTGATCTCTCTCGCCGGCTTCCCATCAAAACCATCAATGCCGACATCGACTCCTTCTATAGCCTCGGCAGCGTGAGCGGCCCCATGCCTAACCGCACCGTCGCCGCTCCTGAAAGCATTGACGCGAATAGTGCAGCCATGGGCGCTAAGCAGCAGCGCGAAACCGAGATCGCTGCTCTGGTCGAAGTCGCCGCCGATGTTGCCCGTCAGACCAAGGTTGAGTTGTGTAATGCCGTCATGGCTATACAAGAGTCGTTGCGGGAGCAAACTGGCCACAACCCCCGCCAGCATAGGCCATAGGTATCCGGAAAAGTGGGATGCGCTAGCCTACTTAGGCCCAAGCAGTTGCTAGAAGCGCTGGCCAATGAAGATCGATCGCACCTCACCGTTGCGGCGAATTACCACTTCTTCGTTGGAGACCGACACCAGGCTCCAGCCGCTGCTGCCAATGCGCTCACCGATGTAGACCCGCTGGGAGACGCCGCTAATTTCAAACAGGGCGGCCGAGCGATCGCCCAGTTCTAAAATACCCACCAGGGCGTGAATTGGATTTGCCGCCACTGGAGCCTGAGAGGGCGCAGCGGGAGATACCGGAGACACCGGAGACGGCGCTCGCACCCCTGGCTGAGGTACCAGAACTGGCGCGCCTGGTGCGGGTCGCTGTTGAGCCGTTTGGTAGGGAATGTAAACCCGCTCGATGACGTTGACTGGGCCAGAGCCCAGGCTGCCTGCGGTGCCACCGGCCCCTAGGGGCGGCAGCATGGGTGGTGTGGGAACTGCGACCCCGCCAGGAGCTTGACCGACAACAATATTGGTGCCCACTTCGCCCCGCTCAACCTTGCCCGAAATCACTTCTAGCGATCGCTGCAAGTAGGCCAAAAATTCTTCGTCAGACTGCTGTGCCGCCGTTTCGACAGACGATCGGCCTAGGGAAAAGCGATTGCCCTGCTGACTAAACCACAGCAGCCCCCCTATGCCCAGCAGCGACAGGGCTGTGATGCTCAGCAACATGCGGTCAAACAGCTTGCCAAAACGAGTTTTGGTCGGGACTGCCGGGGAGGCAGCGTTCGCATTGTCGGCGCGGAAGACGTCAAGATCGGTGCCCAAGGGAGCCAGGGGCGCGTCTGCCGCTGGAGGATCTACGGGCTCGGCAGTAGTTTCGACAAATGGGGCGATCGCCGTTGAGGCTGGCTCTGGTGCCGCCTCTACCGATGCTAAGGCGTCTTCATCGCCGTCTAAAATTTTGTCAACGTCGTCAAACAGTTCGGTGATGAGGCTGTCAGCGTAGGTAGTCACCAGGGTGTCTGGATCGACTGGGGTCGGTTCCTCGGGCGGCAATGTGGCGGTGCTGCGAGATTCTTCCTGGCTCATAGGTCGATTTATCCTGGCGGTGGCAAAGGGAGAAACGGGCTGCCTGATGGTTATGTGGGAAGCTCAAACAGGCGTAGCTTAACGGCTTAAAGACGCTTCAGCTGACACTCCCCCGACGGTCTGATGAAGTTTACCCTAACTTGCCAAATCTTTCATCCACTTGAGAAGAAAGTTGGCGGGTGAGGAGTAAGGGGTAGGGGGTGAGAAGTGATAGGCTACTTCCGATTCCTCACGTTGCCTAGAACGGTTTTGCTGTGTGATTTTCTAGGTCAAACTCGTAGCGATCGCTAGAATTTATTGCCCCGTAGAGGTTAAACGACACAGTGGGCTCGTCGCCTAGGGGTTCCACACTATGAATGGCGTTGGCGGTGAGGGCCACAACATCGCCGGGGTTAAGAACTATTTCATCGACTAGCTCTAGCTGGTCGGGAGAATTGGATTGAGGGGCACGTCGCCAGAAGCGGTTGCGCTCTTGACCGCCCAGTAGCGCGACAATTCCCCAGGCTCCGTGGTTGTGAATGGTGGAGGCGTGCCCCGGCAGCCAGGCTACCATCTGCACCGTAATCGGGAACTGGTGCTCGCGGTAGAGAAAGTTGACGCTCCAGCCGGTTATGGGATCGGGGGTGTTGTACTCCATTTGCAGCCAGTAAGAGCTGACTAAGAGCTTGCGCACCAGGGGCGTAATCGCCTCTAGCCGACTGACGTCGTCGTGAAAGATGTCGAGAATGTCTTCTAGCTCGGTGAGAAACCGGTAGAGGCGATAGTAACGCCCTGGCTCTATCGTTTCGGGGTTGCCGAAGGATTTATAGGTGCCGTCATCGGCAACTAGCCAGTTGTGGTTGGCCATAGCTACTCAACGCGTAGGCGGCGAGTTTCAACGACCATGCCGTCTTCACGAATAACCACCGTCGATGCCCAGCGACTGTCGGGCTCGGCAGCGGCGGTGCCGACTTTGTAAAGCCCGCCAGAGCTAAGAATGTCAAAAACTACCGGGCGCGGCGCAAAAAAGTCTTCAGCGGTCACGCCTTCTTCGACGGCAACACCCATCAGCGATCGCCCTTCCAGCGGCTCCATCACAATCGTGTCAAAGCTGTAGGACTGGCTTGGGGTAAGGGTGGTGGGTAGCTGCACTTGCAGGGTAGGCGGGTTGTCGCCTGACACCAGGCGATTGGTCTCGCTCAGGATTTCTTGGTAAGCGATCTTTCCGTTTTCTAAGCGCTGGCGCGAAGTGGTATCGGCGGCGAGAGTGAGGGTGCGATCGGGGCGCGTTTGGGTGCCGGTGGCGGTGGTGCGGGTTTCGAGAGTGTAGCTACCGGGGCCATTGGCCTGCCAGCTTAGCAGCTCAATGTCGTAGGAGAGGTCGGGATATTGCTGCCAAAGGGTTTCGAGGGTTTGGCGCAGTTGGGCATAGTCAAAGCCGGTGTCGCTGTCAAAGCCCTCGCTGTAAAAGGCCATGACGGCATCGAGGTTGCGACTGCTTGCCGCCGCCTCCAGCTCGGTCAACAGTTGCTGCACCTCAGCAGGAGCCACCTGGGCTAAGACCGGCGTGTTCGCCTGGGTACCCGGAGCAAATGCCCCAGCGCCCCATAGCACCGCTGCCATCGACACGATTCCTAGACTCCATCGCCGCACTGCCGAGTTAGCCACGCTGAACCGCCTCATTAACCAAAAATACTCCGTCTACCTTATATCAGTTTCTTTACGACCGGCTACGGTAGCCCAGCCGTCCCCTCTAGTACCAGCCTGTTTCATCTAAAACTGGATCCGTTTCTGGCCAAAGAAAAGAAAACTCAGGGCATAGATTCTGGACAGGAGTTGGTATAGTCTAGAGGCGTTTTTAGCGTCGAGGGTGTTCCCTTGTCTACATCTACCCAAGCGGCATCTCCCCGGCTGCTGGTGGCCGCCAGCGGCACGGGTGGGCACCTGTTCCCGGCGATCGCCACCGCAGAAGCCTTGCGCCAAGAGGGCTACACCATCGAGTGGCTGGGGGTGCCCGATCGCCTCGAAACCACCTTAGTGCCCAAAAACTTTCCGCTCCATACAGTGCATATGGCGGGGTTTCAGGGCCGACCCGGTCTAGGCACGGTGAAGACAATAGGGCAGTTTGGCCAAGCAACAGTACAGGTGCGGCGACTGCTCAAACAGGGCAATTTTGACGGAGTGTTTACTACTGGGGGCTACATTGCTGCCCCGGCGATTATTGCGGCGCGATCGCTCGATCTACCTGCGGTTCTGCACGAATCTAACGCCCTACCGGGCAAAGTTACTCGCTGGTTGAGCCCTTGGTGCACTACTGTGGCTTTGGGGTTTGAGGCCGCCCGTACCTATTTGCCCAAAGCTAAAACCGTGGTGGTGGGCACTCCCGTGCGGGACGAGTTTCTCACCCCAGAGTCACCCGTTCTCACCGATCCTGCTATTCCCGATGGGGTGCCGCTGGTTGTGGTGGTAGGCGGTAGTCAAGGGGCTGTTGCCGTCAACCAACTCGTGCGAGCCGCCGCCCCAGCCTGGATAGAAGCGGGTGCGTGGATTGTGCACCAAACCGGCAGCAATGACCCCGAAGCCGACAGCTACAGCCACCCTCACTACATTCGCCGCCCCTTCTTTAGCGCCATGGCCGCCCTCATGCATCGGGCAACTCTGGCGATCGGGCGCTCTGGGGCGGGCACCCTTACGGAACTGGCTATTTCCCGCACTCCCTCGATTCTGATTCCCTACCCGTTTGCGGCAGAAGACCATCAGACGGTCAATGCCAAAGCTTTTGTCGATGCCCAGGCCGCTTTGATGTTGAACCAAGGCCAAATCGTCGCCTCAGAATTTCAGGCCCTGGTGCTTGATCTGCTGGCAGAGCCGCAACGGCTAGACTCGATGGCAGCAGCAGCAGGGAGATTGGCAGCTGCCGATAGCGCCACAAAGTTAGCCGATTTAATTCAGCAGGTTGTGCTGAACCGCTAGATCATTCATGCAGCCGCAGCAATTTATCTTGCCTGTTTCTAAACGTGTGCATGCTTGGGAGGGCGATCGCTCCCCCAAATTATGTGTAGATCTCACCATCCTGGACGCTGTTTAAGTTGAGGCTGTCTGCCTCTTCTAGCGCTGTTGATTGGCCTTGCAGGTGAGCTTCCAACAGCTTTAGGTTCCGCACGTTTGACTTATAGAAAGCGTCAAACAAATCCCCCACCAGCGGCACGGTCCCGACTACGGCTTCTAGGCCGATATTCAAGACCATCTGCGCCAAAATGCTTCTAGGCAAGCGAAAGCGGGCCGCCAGAACAATGACATAGGCCGACACTGCGGTAGCAATCAAATCACCTAGCCCAGGTACCAACCCAAGTACCGGATCCCAGCCTACTTTTATCCCCAAAACGGGGATTTTGAAGGCCGTGTCCATCAGTCGGCTGATGCGACGGATGCGGTTTAAGTTTCTGAGTTGGGCAGCGGTATCAACAATATTCATAGGCTAATACTGCCAGCTACGGCTGGTGGTTGTCTTACGTCGAAGGAAGGAAAAAAGCCCAGTAGATGCTTGGACCACATTTAGCTCTGGGAGCACACCTCAGATGATTTGCTTTTTAAGCAAACCTTCAAGCAAGAGATTCTTGATCTTTTTTGCTAGGCCAAGTCGAACCCTACGCCTTGGCCAGCTGAGGTCAGACTTTGCATCGAGCTATTTGCATCAAGCTACTTGGCTAGCTGGGTGGCCTCTGAATGAGCGGCGGTCCGAGCCGTTAGTGGCTGGAGGCTAAAGCCAACGACCTGATGCCCACGGCAGTAGAAACCTAGCTTGGGGCGTAGCTCAAAGGCAGGGGTAGTGTCCTTCTGCGCTTCGACTTCGGTGTAGAGCCAGTAGCCCTGAGCTCCGGCAACAAGCTGCACCGGAGTCTCTTTTGTGCGCGAAATCAGCACGTGAGTAGGAGTAAACGTCATTGCAGTCTCCTTGGGTGCAATCGACCCTGAGTGAGTAGTAACTCTATGTAACGCCCTCTCAGAAAAAGCTGCGAGTCGGAGAGCCGAATCTCGTCGGGGAGGATCTCCCCATCCGCCGCAAGGCAAAGCTTCTTAAGGTGCCCAACGGTGCCTGGTGAACACCACGAATCCTGAAAGGCGTACTAAATTGTTAAACAGGGGTTACAAAACTTCATCTGCCCCTGGTCGTACCCCTTTTCAGGTAGCTTTCATTTATGAAAGAATTCCACGCCAACCAAACCCTGCGCCTGCGGGTGCCCAACGAGGCGATTCCCATTGAGCACTACCTGCGGCAGCCCCAGCGCCTGGTGCAGGCGATTACCGACCCGCGCCGCATTGAGGTGCTGGGCGACGGCTTGTATCGGCTGAGCCTGCGACCCTTACAGTTCTTTGGCATCAGCATTGAGCCCACTGCCGACCTGCGGGTTTGGAGCCTGACCGACGGCACCCTGCGGCTAGAATCGGTGGCCTGCCGAGTCAAAGGCCCTGAGTATCTCAGCTTTGTGAATGACTCCTTTGGCATGGCCTTGCAGGGCACCCTCACGCCCTATCGCCAATCCAACTACACCGAACTCCAGGGCCAGGCCGACCTGCAAATTCATCTAGAACTGCCGCCCCCGATTCGCTTTTTGCCGGCCTCGGTGCTCGATCGCACCGGCAAGACCTTTTTGAGCGGCATTCTCGGTACCATCAAGCACCGCATTGAGCGACAGCTGGTGGAAGACTACCGTGCCTGGGTAGCCACAACCCACCGCCAGCCCCAGGGCAACGCTCAGGGAGCTATGCAGGGTCGCACGGTGCAGGGCTAGGGTGCAGGGTCAACTCAACGCGATCGCCCACTGCTAGCCCAAACTGCTGTTGGGCGCTGCCCCGGTTCACCGCCAGTTCCACAAAACCATGGCTGCCCACTAGCGCCAGCCCTTGCCCCGTAAGAACGTCCTCGTAGGTCTGGCTGCCTGGAAGCGTCCGCTCCCCTATCGTTACGCTCCAGTCGCTAACGGTGACTGTGCTGGCTAGGAGAGTTGTAGCGGCATTGCCGAAGTGATCGATGTACTGAACTGCGCCTGTCCATCCCTTGGCTGTGGCTATCGGAGCCTGCAAAGGGAGGTTGATAAGGGATTGAGGATCGATCCTGGCGCCCAGGTTATCTAGCGGCACGCCGTTGGCTAAATGAGCCGCTGCTGGGGCAAAGATGTCGCGCCCATGGAAGGTGGTGCTGGGGTGGGGCGATCGCCAGTAGTCCACATTCGTCAGCTCTACCGCCTTCACAATGCCTTGATTTCTCTGACAATTGCTCTGCCAAATGCCGCTGAGCACCCCATTGTCTGGTCCCACAAAAATACCTTGGGAAGTCCGCACCGCCACCGCCCGCCGCTGGGTGCCTACCCCCGGATCGACCACCACTAGGTAAACCGTGCCAGGCGGCATGTAGGGATAGGCGCTGAGCAGGGTGAACCGCGCCGCATAGAGATCCTGCGGCGGCAGAGCGTGGGAGAGATCGATGAGCTGGGCTGTGGGGGCTATTGTGGCGATGACGCCTTTCATCACGCCCACGTAGCTGTCTTGAAAGCCGAAATCGGTGAGTAAGGCGATGGGCATAGGATCACAGTGGCAGGATAGCTACCGGCTATCTTTGAAAGGCAACAGTTACGCTTTCGCTTCGTAGTCGCCCGATTTGCCGCCGGTTTTCTTCAGCAGGCGAATATTGCGGATCTCAATAGATTTTTCCAGCCCCTTGGCCATGTCGTAGAGGGTGAGGGCGGCAACGCTGGCGGCAGTGAGGGCCTCCATCTCGACCCCGGTTTCGGCCTTAATTTTGACCGTGGCCTGGATTTGGTAACCAGGCAGCGCTGCATCGGAGGTAATTTGCACCTCCACCTTCTGAATCGGCAGAGGGTGGCAGAGGGGAATTAGGTGGGCGGTCTGCTTGGCCGCCATAATGCCAGCGATGCGAGCAGT carries:
- the murG gene encoding undecaprenyldiphospho-muramoylpentapeptide beta-N-acetylglucosaminyltransferase, with amino-acid sequence MSTSTQAASPRLLVAASGTGGHLFPAIATAEALRQEGYTIEWLGVPDRLETTLVPKNFPLHTVHMAGFQGRPGLGTVKTIGQFGQATVQVRRLLKQGNFDGVFTTGGYIAAPAIIAARSLDLPAVLHESNALPGKVTRWLSPWCTTVALGFEAARTYLPKAKTVVVGTPVRDEFLTPESPVLTDPAIPDGVPLVVVVGGSQGAVAVNQLVRAAAPAWIEAGAWIVHQTGSNDPEADSYSHPHYIRRPFFSAMAALMHRATLAIGRSGAGTLTELAISRTPSILIPYPFAAEDHQTVNAKAFVDAQAALMLNQGQIVASEFQALVLDLLAEPQRLDSMAAAAGRLAAADSATKLADLIQQVVLNR
- a CDS encoding DUF1997 domain-containing protein, with amino-acid sequence MKEFHANQTLRLRVPNEAIPIEHYLRQPQRLVQAITDPRRIEVLGDGLYRLSLRPLQFFGISIEPTADLRVWSLTDGTLRLESVACRVKGPEYLSFVNDSFGMALQGTLTPYRQSNYTELQGQADLQIHLELPPPIRFLPASVLDRTGKTFLSGILGTIKHRIERQLVEDYRAWVATTHRQPQGNAQGAMQGRTVQG
- the moaC gene encoding cyclic pyranopterin monophosphate synthase MoaC gives rise to the protein MTKNPLASAALTHLDAQGQAHMVDVAAKAQTVREAVAVATVVMQPETLATIEAGNAPKGDVLATARIAGIMAAKQTAHLIPLCHPLPIQKVEVQITSDAALPGYQIQATVKIKAETGVEMEALTAASVAALTLYDMAKGLEKSIEIRNIRLLKKTGGKSGDYEAKA
- a CDS encoding S-adenosyl-l-methionine hydroxide adenosyltransferase family protein — encoded protein: MPIALLTDFGFQDSYVGVMKGVIATIAPTAQLIDLSHALPPQDLYAARFTLLSAYPYMPPGTVYLVVVDPGVGTQRRAVAVRTSQGIFVGPDNGVLSGIWQSNCQRNQGIVKAVELTNVDYWRSPHPSTTFHGRDIFAPAAAHLANGVPLDNLGARIDPQSLINLPLQAPIATAKGWTGAVQYIDHFGNAATTLLASTVTVSDWSVTIGERTLPGSQTYEDVLTGQGLALVGSHGFVELAVNRGSAQQQFGLAVGDRVELTLHPSPAPCDPA
- a CDS encoding DUF4112 domain-containing protein, whose protein sequence is MNIVDTAAQLRNLNRIRRISRLMDTAFKIPVLGIKVGWDPVLGLVPGLGDLIATAVSAYVIVLAARFRLPRSILAQMVLNIGLEAVVGTVPLVGDLFDAFYKSNVRNLKLLEAHLQGQSTALEEADSLNLNSVQDGEIYT